The Arachis duranensis cultivar V14167 chromosome 2, aradu.V14167.gnm2.J7QH, whole genome shotgun sequence genome has a window encoding:
- the LOC107474273 gene encoding urease accessory protein D isoform X9, which yields MGNEQEDKEMEMGSIVVEKVGGRSSVVHCFSRYPVKFIIPKKVGSSRTDVVWVYALNYGGGIVSGDQILCKFSVGDCCTMVLTTQGSTKVYKSVGSKCSKQLLEARVGSNALLAIIPDPVTCFSTARYYQKQVFNVSSNSNLVIVDWITSGRHESGEKWDFDLYRSINNIFLEDGEPLFLDTMSLEKEKIGCIHELVQDYQVIAMILLLGPKLQFVQNLVQDKVKGIMSEQLQHPSGALSHKRNEAGYFISKPSLMASCSVFGTKKTSLVVRVAAMTTESVYKFLQEELAPLESLLGVPPYH from the exons ATGGGAAACGAACAGGAGGACAAAGAAATGGAAATGGGTTCAATTGTAGTTGAAAAGGTCGGCGGCAGATCATCAGTGGTACACTGCTTCTCAAGATATCCCGTCAAGTTCATTATACCCAAAAAG GTGGGTTCTTCCAGAACTGATGTTGTATGGGTTTATGCCCTCAATTATGGAGGTGGAATTGTATCG GGTGATcaaattttatgcaaattttCAGTGGGAGATTGTTGTACAATGGTGTTAACCACGCAAGGTTCCACTAAG GTCTACAAATCAGTGGGATCTAAGTGCTCTAAACAACTATTGGAG GCAAGGGTTGGAAGCAATGCACTTTTAGCCATCATTCCAGATCCTGTAACATGTTTCTCCACTGCAAGATACTACCAGAAGCAAGTATTTAATGTGTCTTCAAACTCAAATCTGGTCATTGTTGATTGGATAACCAGTGGGCGACATGAAAGTGGAGAAAAATGGGATTTTGATCTTTATAGAAGCATCAATAATATATTCTTGGAGGATGGTGAACCATTGTTTCTCGATACG ATGTcattagagaaagaaaaaattggcTGCATACATGAACTTGTGCAGGACTACCAAGTGATTGCAATGATTCTACTACTGGG GCCAAAGTTGCAGTTTGTGCAGAATCTGGTGCAAGATAAGGTAAAAGGAATTATGTCTGAGCAATTGCAGCATCCTTCAGGTGCCTTGAGTCACAAAAGAAATGAGGCTGGTTATTTCATTTCCAAGCCAAGCTTGATGGCTTCTTGCAGTGTCTTTGGGACTAAG AAAACTAGTCTTGTTGTTCGAGTTGCTGCAATGACAACTGAATCGGTTTATAAGTTTCTCCAAGAGGAGTTAGCTCCCTTGGAGTCATTGCTTGGGGTGCCACCTTACCACTAA
- the LOC107474273 gene encoding urease accessory protein D isoform X4, whose protein sequence is MGNEQEDKEMEMGSIVVEKVGGRSSVVHCFSRYPVKFIIPKKVGSSRTDVVWVYALNYGGGIVSGDQILCKFSVGDCCTMVLTTQGSTKVYKSVGSKCSKQLLEARVGSNALLAIIPDPVTCFSTARYYQKQVFNVSSNSNLVIVDWITSGRHESGEKWDFDLYRSINNIFLEDGEPLFLDTMSLEKEKIGCIHELVQDYQVIAMILLLGPKLQFVQNLVQDKVKGIMSEQLQHPSGALSHKRNEAGYFISKPSLMASCSVFGTKNQFGHIWLESFYKSIETRGRKTRNANFMISAHSNLYKKLVLLFELLQ, encoded by the exons ATGGGAAACGAACAGGAGGACAAAGAAATGGAAATGGGTTCAATTGTAGTTGAAAAGGTCGGCGGCAGATCATCAGTGGTACACTGCTTCTCAAGATATCCCGTCAAGTTCATTATACCCAAAAAG GTGGGTTCTTCCAGAACTGATGTTGTATGGGTTTATGCCCTCAATTATGGAGGTGGAATTGTATCG GGTGATcaaattttatgcaaattttCAGTGGGAGATTGTTGTACAATGGTGTTAACCACGCAAGGTTCCACTAAG GTCTACAAATCAGTGGGATCTAAGTGCTCTAAACAACTATTGGAG GCAAGGGTTGGAAGCAATGCACTTTTAGCCATCATTCCAGATCCTGTAACATGTTTCTCCACTGCAAGATACTACCAGAAGCAAGTATTTAATGTGTCTTCAAACTCAAATCTGGTCATTGTTGATTGGATAACCAGTGGGCGACATGAAAGTGGAGAAAAATGGGATTTTGATCTTTATAGAAGCATCAATAATATATTCTTGGAGGATGGTGAACCATTGTTTCTCGATACG ATGTcattagagaaagaaaaaattggcTGCATACATGAACTTGTGCAGGACTACCAAGTGATTGCAATGATTCTACTACTGGG GCCAAAGTTGCAGTTTGTGCAGAATCTGGTGCAAGATAAGGTAAAAGGAATTATGTCTGAGCAATTGCAGCATCCTTCAGGTGCCTTGAGTCACAAAAGAAATGAGGCTGGTTATTTCATTTCCAAGCCAAGCTTGATGGCTTCTTGCAGTGTCTTTGGGACTAAG AACCAATTTGGGCATATTTGGCTTGAAAGCTTTTACAAATCGATAGAAACTAGgggaagaaaaacaagaaatgcTAACTTCATGATCTCGGCCCATTCCAATCTTTACAA AAAACTAGTCTTGTTGTTCGAGTTGCTGCAATGA
- the LOC107474273 gene encoding urease accessory protein D isoform X8 — MGNEQEDKEMEMGSIVVEKVGGRSSVVHCFSRYPVKFIIPKKVGSSRTDVVWVYALNYGGGIVSGDQILCKFSVGDCCTMVLTTQGSTKVYKSVGSKCSKQLLEARVGSNALLAIIPDPVTCFSTARYYQKQVFNVSSNSNLVIVDWITSGRHESGEKWDFDLYRSINNIFLEDGEPLFLDTMSLEKEKIGCIHELVQDYQVIAMILLLGPKLQFVQNLVQDKVKGIMSEQLQHPSGALSHKRNEAGYFISKPSLMASCSVFGTKNQFGHIWLESFYKSIETRGRKTRNANFMISAHSNLYKR; from the exons ATGGGAAACGAACAGGAGGACAAAGAAATGGAAATGGGTTCAATTGTAGTTGAAAAGGTCGGCGGCAGATCATCAGTGGTACACTGCTTCTCAAGATATCCCGTCAAGTTCATTATACCCAAAAAG GTGGGTTCTTCCAGAACTGATGTTGTATGGGTTTATGCCCTCAATTATGGAGGTGGAATTGTATCG GGTGATcaaattttatgcaaattttCAGTGGGAGATTGTTGTACAATGGTGTTAACCACGCAAGGTTCCACTAAG GTCTACAAATCAGTGGGATCTAAGTGCTCTAAACAACTATTGGAG GCAAGGGTTGGAAGCAATGCACTTTTAGCCATCATTCCAGATCCTGTAACATGTTTCTCCACTGCAAGATACTACCAGAAGCAAGTATTTAATGTGTCTTCAAACTCAAATCTGGTCATTGTTGATTGGATAACCAGTGGGCGACATGAAAGTGGAGAAAAATGGGATTTTGATCTTTATAGAAGCATCAATAATATATTCTTGGAGGATGGTGAACCATTGTTTCTCGATACG ATGTcattagagaaagaaaaaattggcTGCATACATGAACTTGTGCAGGACTACCAAGTGATTGCAATGATTCTACTACTGGG GCCAAAGTTGCAGTTTGTGCAGAATCTGGTGCAAGATAAGGTAAAAGGAATTATGTCTGAGCAATTGCAGCATCCTTCAGGTGCCTTGAGTCACAAAAGAAATGAGGCTGGTTATTTCATTTCCAAGCCAAGCTTGATGGCTTCTTGCAGTGTCTTTGGGACTAAG AACCAATTTGGGCATATTTGGCTTGAAAGCTTTTACAAATCGATAGAAACTAGgggaagaaaaacaagaaatgcTAACTTCATGATCTCGGCCCATTCCAATCTTTACAA ACGTTGA
- the LOC107474273 gene encoding urease accessory protein D isoform X1 has translation MGNEQEDKEMEMGSIVVEKVGGRSSVVHCFSRYPVKFIIPKKVGSSRTDVVWVYALNYGGGIVSGDQILCKFSVGDCCTMVLTTQGSTKVYKSVGSKCSKQLLEARVGSNALLAIIPDPVTCFSTARYYQKQVFNVSSNSNLVIVDWITSGRHESGEKWDFDLYRSINNIFLEDGEPLFLDTMSLEKEKIGCIHELVQDYQVIAMILLLGPKLQFVQNLVQDKVKGIMSEQLQHPSGALSHKRNEAGYFISKPSLMASCSVFGTKNQFGHIWLESFYKSIETRGRKTRNANFMISAHSNLYKPAMLYGTECWAAKGEHKNKLSVTEIKMLRWMSGHMRLDRIRNDDIRERVGVASILEKIVESRLRWFGHVRRRPTEHPVRKVDEMEDGQGVKGRGRPKKTIHEVVKRDPHVNGLSIDTINDRAQ, from the exons ATGGGAAACGAACAGGAGGACAAAGAAATGGAAATGGGTTCAATTGTAGTTGAAAAGGTCGGCGGCAGATCATCAGTGGTACACTGCTTCTCAAGATATCCCGTCAAGTTCATTATACCCAAAAAG GTGGGTTCTTCCAGAACTGATGTTGTATGGGTTTATGCCCTCAATTATGGAGGTGGAATTGTATCG GGTGATcaaattttatgcaaattttCAGTGGGAGATTGTTGTACAATGGTGTTAACCACGCAAGGTTCCACTAAG GTCTACAAATCAGTGGGATCTAAGTGCTCTAAACAACTATTGGAG GCAAGGGTTGGAAGCAATGCACTTTTAGCCATCATTCCAGATCCTGTAACATGTTTCTCCACTGCAAGATACTACCAGAAGCAAGTATTTAATGTGTCTTCAAACTCAAATCTGGTCATTGTTGATTGGATAACCAGTGGGCGACATGAAAGTGGAGAAAAATGGGATTTTGATCTTTATAGAAGCATCAATAATATATTCTTGGAGGATGGTGAACCATTGTTTCTCGATACG ATGTcattagagaaagaaaaaattggcTGCATACATGAACTTGTGCAGGACTACCAAGTGATTGCAATGATTCTACTACTGGG GCCAAAGTTGCAGTTTGTGCAGAATCTGGTGCAAGATAAGGTAAAAGGAATTATGTCTGAGCAATTGCAGCATCCTTCAGGTGCCTTGAGTCACAAAAGAAATGAGGCTGGTTATTTCATTTCCAAGCCAAGCTTGATGGCTTCTTGCAGTGTCTTTGGGACTAAG AACCAATTTGGGCATATTTGGCTTGAAAGCTTTTACAAATCGATAGAAACTAGgggaagaaaaacaagaaatgcTAACTTCATGATCTCGGCCCATTCCAATCTTTACAA accggctatgctttatggtacagAGTGTTGGGCGGCCAAAGGGGAGCACAAAAATAAGCTAAGTGTGACAGAGataaagatgttgagatggatgagtggtcatatgcGATTGGATAGAATAAGGAATGACgatataagagagagagttggagtagcatctattttggaaaagatagtAGAATCGCGTCTTAGGTGGTtcggacatgtgagaagaagaccgacagaACATCCAGTCCGGaaggtggatgagatggaagatggacaaggggTGAAAggtagaggaagacctaagaagactattcatgaggtggtcaaacgagatccaCATGTAAACGGTCTTTCTATTGACACGATAAATGATAGAGCTCAATGA
- the LOC107474273 gene encoding urease accessory protein D isoform X3, which produces MGLCPQLWRWNCIVGDCCTMVLTTQGSTKVYKSVGSKCSKQLLEARVGSNALLAIIPDPVTCFSTARYYQKQVFNVSSNSNLVIVDWITSGRHESGEKWDFDLYRSINNIFLEDGEPLFLDTMSLEKEKIGCIHELVQDYQVIAMILLLGPKLQFVQNLVQDKVKGIMSEQLQHPSGALSHKRNEAGYFISKPSLMASCSVFGTKNQFGHIWLESFYKSIETRGRKTRNANFMISAHSNLYKPAMLYGTECWAAKGEHKNKLSVTEIKMLRWMSGHMRLDRIRNDDIRERVGVASILEKIVESRLRWFGHVRRRPTEHPVRKVDEMEDGQGVKGRGRPKKTIHEVVKRDPHVNGLSIDTINDRAQ; this is translated from the exons ATGGGTTTATGCCCTCAATTATGGAGGTGGAATTGTATCG TGGGAGATTGTTGTACAATGGTGTTAACCACGCAAGGTTCCACTAAG GTCTACAAATCAGTGGGATCTAAGTGCTCTAAACAACTATTGGAG GCAAGGGTTGGAAGCAATGCACTTTTAGCCATCATTCCAGATCCTGTAACATGTTTCTCCACTGCAAGATACTACCAGAAGCAAGTATTTAATGTGTCTTCAAACTCAAATCTGGTCATTGTTGATTGGATAACCAGTGGGCGACATGAAAGTGGAGAAAAATGGGATTTTGATCTTTATAGAAGCATCAATAATATATTCTTGGAGGATGGTGAACCATTGTTTCTCGATACG ATGTcattagagaaagaaaaaattggcTGCATACATGAACTTGTGCAGGACTACCAAGTGATTGCAATGATTCTACTACTGGG GCCAAAGTTGCAGTTTGTGCAGAATCTGGTGCAAGATAAGGTAAAAGGAATTATGTCTGAGCAATTGCAGCATCCTTCAGGTGCCTTGAGTCACAAAAGAAATGAGGCTGGTTATTTCATTTCCAAGCCAAGCTTGATGGCTTCTTGCAGTGTCTTTGGGACTAAG AACCAATTTGGGCATATTTGGCTTGAAAGCTTTTACAAATCGATAGAAACTAGgggaagaaaaacaagaaatgcTAACTTCATGATCTCGGCCCATTCCAATCTTTACAA accggctatgctttatggtacagAGTGTTGGGCGGCCAAAGGGGAGCACAAAAATAAGCTAAGTGTGACAGAGataaagatgttgagatggatgagtggtcatatgcGATTGGATAGAATAAGGAATGACgatataagagagagagttggagtagcatctattttggaaaagatagtAGAATCGCGTCTTAGGTGGTtcggacatgtgagaagaagaccgacagaACATCCAGTCCGGaaggtggatgagatggaagatggacaaggggTGAAAggtagaggaagacctaagaagactattcatgaggtggtcaaacgagatccaCATGTAAACGGTCTTTCTATTGACACGATAAATGATAGAGCTCAATGA
- the LOC107474273 gene encoding urease accessory protein D isoform X2 yields MGNEQEDKEMEMGSIVVEKVGGRSSVVHCFSRYPVKFIIPKKVGSSRTDVVWVYALNYGGGIVSGDQILCKFSVGDCCTMVLTTQGSTKARVGSNALLAIIPDPVTCFSTARYYQKQVFNVSSNSNLVIVDWITSGRHESGEKWDFDLYRSINNIFLEDGEPLFLDTMSLEKEKIGCIHELVQDYQVIAMILLLGPKLQFVQNLVQDKVKGIMSEQLQHPSGALSHKRNEAGYFISKPSLMASCSVFGTKNQFGHIWLESFYKSIETRGRKTRNANFMISAHSNLYKPAMLYGTECWAAKGEHKNKLSVTEIKMLRWMSGHMRLDRIRNDDIRERVGVASILEKIVESRLRWFGHVRRRPTEHPVRKVDEMEDGQGVKGRGRPKKTIHEVVKRDPHVNGLSIDTINDRAQ; encoded by the exons ATGGGAAACGAACAGGAGGACAAAGAAATGGAAATGGGTTCAATTGTAGTTGAAAAGGTCGGCGGCAGATCATCAGTGGTACACTGCTTCTCAAGATATCCCGTCAAGTTCATTATACCCAAAAAG GTGGGTTCTTCCAGAACTGATGTTGTATGGGTTTATGCCCTCAATTATGGAGGTGGAATTGTATCG GGTGATcaaattttatgcaaattttCAGTGGGAGATTGTTGTACAATGGTGTTAACCACGCAAGGTTCCACTAAG GCAAGGGTTGGAAGCAATGCACTTTTAGCCATCATTCCAGATCCTGTAACATGTTTCTCCACTGCAAGATACTACCAGAAGCAAGTATTTAATGTGTCTTCAAACTCAAATCTGGTCATTGTTGATTGGATAACCAGTGGGCGACATGAAAGTGGAGAAAAATGGGATTTTGATCTTTATAGAAGCATCAATAATATATTCTTGGAGGATGGTGAACCATTGTTTCTCGATACG ATGTcattagagaaagaaaaaattggcTGCATACATGAACTTGTGCAGGACTACCAAGTGATTGCAATGATTCTACTACTGGG GCCAAAGTTGCAGTTTGTGCAGAATCTGGTGCAAGATAAGGTAAAAGGAATTATGTCTGAGCAATTGCAGCATCCTTCAGGTGCCTTGAGTCACAAAAGAAATGAGGCTGGTTATTTCATTTCCAAGCCAAGCTTGATGGCTTCTTGCAGTGTCTTTGGGACTAAG AACCAATTTGGGCATATTTGGCTTGAAAGCTTTTACAAATCGATAGAAACTAGgggaagaaaaacaagaaatgcTAACTTCATGATCTCGGCCCATTCCAATCTTTACAA accggctatgctttatggtacagAGTGTTGGGCGGCCAAAGGGGAGCACAAAAATAAGCTAAGTGTGACAGAGataaagatgttgagatggatgagtggtcatatgcGATTGGATAGAATAAGGAATGACgatataagagagagagttggagtagcatctattttggaaaagatagtAGAATCGCGTCTTAGGTGGTtcggacatgtgagaagaagaccgacagaACATCCAGTCCGGaaggtggatgagatggaagatggacaaggggTGAAAggtagaggaagacctaagaagactattcatgaggtggtcaaacgagatccaCATGTAAACGGTCTTTCTATTGACACGATAAATGATAGAGCTCAATGA
- the LOC107474273 gene encoding urease accessory protein D isoform X5, producing MGNEQEDKEMEMGSIVVEKVGGRSSVVHCFSRYPVKFIIPKKVGSSRTDVVWVYALNYGGGIVSGDQILCKFSVGDCCTMVLTTQGSTKVYKSVGSKCSKQLLEARVGSNALLAIIPDPVTCFSTARYYQKQVFNVSSNSNLVIVDWITSGRHESGEKWDFDLYRSINNIFLEDGEPLFLDTMSLEKEKIGCIHELVQDYQVIAMILLLGPKLQFVQNLVQDKVKGIMSEQLQHPSGALSHKRNEAGYFISKPSLMASCSVFGTKNQFGHIWLESFYKSIETRGRKTRNANFMISAHSNLYKVLGGQRGAQK from the exons ATGGGAAACGAACAGGAGGACAAAGAAATGGAAATGGGTTCAATTGTAGTTGAAAAGGTCGGCGGCAGATCATCAGTGGTACACTGCTTCTCAAGATATCCCGTCAAGTTCATTATACCCAAAAAG GTGGGTTCTTCCAGAACTGATGTTGTATGGGTTTATGCCCTCAATTATGGAGGTGGAATTGTATCG GGTGATcaaattttatgcaaattttCAGTGGGAGATTGTTGTACAATGGTGTTAACCACGCAAGGTTCCACTAAG GTCTACAAATCAGTGGGATCTAAGTGCTCTAAACAACTATTGGAG GCAAGGGTTGGAAGCAATGCACTTTTAGCCATCATTCCAGATCCTGTAACATGTTTCTCCACTGCAAGATACTACCAGAAGCAAGTATTTAATGTGTCTTCAAACTCAAATCTGGTCATTGTTGATTGGATAACCAGTGGGCGACATGAAAGTGGAGAAAAATGGGATTTTGATCTTTATAGAAGCATCAATAATATATTCTTGGAGGATGGTGAACCATTGTTTCTCGATACG ATGTcattagagaaagaaaaaattggcTGCATACATGAACTTGTGCAGGACTACCAAGTGATTGCAATGATTCTACTACTGGG GCCAAAGTTGCAGTTTGTGCAGAATCTGGTGCAAGATAAGGTAAAAGGAATTATGTCTGAGCAATTGCAGCATCCTTCAGGTGCCTTGAGTCACAAAAGAAATGAGGCTGGTTATTTCATTTCCAAGCCAAGCTTGATGGCTTCTTGCAGTGTCTTTGGGACTAAG AACCAATTTGGGCATATTTGGCTTGAAAGCTTTTACAAATCGATAGAAACTAGgggaagaaaaacaagaaatgcTAACTTCATGATCTCGGCCCATTCCAATCTTTACAA AGTGTTGGGCGGCCAAAGGGGAGCACAAAAATAA
- the LOC107474273 gene encoding urease accessory protein D isoform X10: MGNEQEDKEMEMGSIVVEKVGGRSSVVHCFSRYPVKFIIPKKVGSSRTDVVWVYALNYGGGIVSGDQILCKFSVGDCCTMVLTTQGSTKVYKSVGSKCSKQLLEARVGSNALLAIIPDPVTCFSTARYYQKQVFNVSSNSNLVIVDWITSGRHESGEKWDFDLYRSINNIFLEDGEPLFLDTMSLEKEKIGCIHELVQDYQVIAMILLLGPKLQFVQNLVQDKVKGIMSEQLQHPSGALSHKRNEAGYFISKPSLMASCSVFGTKNQFGHIWLESFYKSIETRGRKTRNANFMISAHSNLYK, encoded by the exons ATGGGAAACGAACAGGAGGACAAAGAAATGGAAATGGGTTCAATTGTAGTTGAAAAGGTCGGCGGCAGATCATCAGTGGTACACTGCTTCTCAAGATATCCCGTCAAGTTCATTATACCCAAAAAG GTGGGTTCTTCCAGAACTGATGTTGTATGGGTTTATGCCCTCAATTATGGAGGTGGAATTGTATCG GGTGATcaaattttatgcaaattttCAGTGGGAGATTGTTGTACAATGGTGTTAACCACGCAAGGTTCCACTAAG GTCTACAAATCAGTGGGATCTAAGTGCTCTAAACAACTATTGGAG GCAAGGGTTGGAAGCAATGCACTTTTAGCCATCATTCCAGATCCTGTAACATGTTTCTCCACTGCAAGATACTACCAGAAGCAAGTATTTAATGTGTCTTCAAACTCAAATCTGGTCATTGTTGATTGGATAACCAGTGGGCGACATGAAAGTGGAGAAAAATGGGATTTTGATCTTTATAGAAGCATCAATAATATATTCTTGGAGGATGGTGAACCATTGTTTCTCGATACG ATGTcattagagaaagaaaaaattggcTGCATACATGAACTTGTGCAGGACTACCAAGTGATTGCAATGATTCTACTACTGGG GCCAAAGTTGCAGTTTGTGCAGAATCTGGTGCAAGATAAGGTAAAAGGAATTATGTCTGAGCAATTGCAGCATCCTTCAGGTGCCTTGAGTCACAAAAGAAATGAGGCTGGTTATTTCATTTCCAAGCCAAGCTTGATGGCTTCTTGCAGTGTCTTTGGGACTAAG AACCAATTTGGGCATATTTGGCTTGAAAGCTTTTACAAATCGATAGAAACTAGgggaagaaaaacaagaaatgcTAACTTCATGATCTCGGCCCATTCCAATCTTTACAA gtaa
- the LOC107474273 gene encoding urease accessory protein D isoform X7 codes for MGNEQEDKEMEMGSIVVEKVGGRSSVVHCFSRYPVKFIIPKKVGSSRTDVVWVYALNYGGGIVSGDQILCKFSVGDCCTMVLTTQGSTKVYKSVGSKCSKQLLEARVGSNALLAIIPDPVTCFSTARYYQKQVFNVSSNSNLVIVDWITSGRHESGEKWDFDLYRSINNIFLEDGEPLFLDTMSLEKEKIGCIHELVQDYQVIAMILLLGPKLQFVQNLVQDKVKGIMSEQLQHPSGALSHKRNEAGYFISKPSLMASCSVFGTKNQFGHIWLESFYKSIETRGRKTRNANFMISAHSNLYKLLSF; via the exons ATGGGAAACGAACAGGAGGACAAAGAAATGGAAATGGGTTCAATTGTAGTTGAAAAGGTCGGCGGCAGATCATCAGTGGTACACTGCTTCTCAAGATATCCCGTCAAGTTCATTATACCCAAAAAG GTGGGTTCTTCCAGAACTGATGTTGTATGGGTTTATGCCCTCAATTATGGAGGTGGAATTGTATCG GGTGATcaaattttatgcaaattttCAGTGGGAGATTGTTGTACAATGGTGTTAACCACGCAAGGTTCCACTAAG GTCTACAAATCAGTGGGATCTAAGTGCTCTAAACAACTATTGGAG GCAAGGGTTGGAAGCAATGCACTTTTAGCCATCATTCCAGATCCTGTAACATGTTTCTCCACTGCAAGATACTACCAGAAGCAAGTATTTAATGTGTCTTCAAACTCAAATCTGGTCATTGTTGATTGGATAACCAGTGGGCGACATGAAAGTGGAGAAAAATGGGATTTTGATCTTTATAGAAGCATCAATAATATATTCTTGGAGGATGGTGAACCATTGTTTCTCGATACG ATGTcattagagaaagaaaaaattggcTGCATACATGAACTTGTGCAGGACTACCAAGTGATTGCAATGATTCTACTACTGGG GCCAAAGTTGCAGTTTGTGCAGAATCTGGTGCAAGATAAGGTAAAAGGAATTATGTCTGAGCAATTGCAGCATCCTTCAGGTGCCTTGAGTCACAAAAGAAATGAGGCTGGTTATTTCATTTCCAAGCCAAGCTTGATGGCTTCTTGCAGTGTCTTTGGGACTAAG AACCAATTTGGGCATATTTGGCTTGAAAGCTTTTACAAATCGATAGAAACTAGgggaagaaaaacaagaaatgcTAACTTCATGATCTCGGCCCATTCCAATCTTTACAA